Sequence from the Candidatus Binataceae bacterium genome:
TGTGTAACACGCATCAACCACAAACTCCTCACGTTCGGCGCGCTCCTTCTCGCTGAGATGCGGGTAATACTCGCGAAGTGCCAGGCGACCGAATGCCACATGGCGCGCCTCGTCCTGCATCACGTATGCGTTTACCGCTGCCGCGAGCTGGTTCTTAGCCATATCGCGGATGCCCGCGAAGGCGGCGAGCGCGAGTCCTTCTATCAGCACCTGCATTCCGAGATACGTCATGTCCCATCGCGAATCGCGCAGGATTCCTTCCAGCAGACTCTTGAGCGGCGGCGTGATCGGATAGGTCAGATCAAATTTCTCGTGAAGCAACCGCTTGTACACTTCAACGTGGCGCGCCTCGTCCATCACTTGTGTCGCAGCATAGAACTTCGCCTCGACGTCCGGCACCTGCTGTACGATTTTTGCGGTGCAGATCAGCGCACCTTGCTCTCCATGCAGGAACTGTGAGAGGTCATTGGCCTGCGAATGACGCCGGAGTTCGGCGCGCTCATTTCGCGTTAGTCGCTCCCACACCGGAGACCCATAAATCGAAAGATACTCGTCAGGTAGTTCTTCGGGATTTTCCGGGTCAAGGTCGAGCGACCAATCGATCCGATCACTCGCGTTCCACTGCTGCTTTTTGCCCTTTTCGTACAGGCGATGGAGGGATTCGCTGCCATCTTCATATTCCCATTTGAAACGGCTCTCAAAGGCTTCAGGTACGATCCATTCGAGTTCATCGATGGGCATTGCATATCGATTTGCGGTGGACATTAAAAGTTCTCCCAGAGTATGGATTCGTTGGATCGTGCGACCGGGCCGCAGGCTCCTGTTCCGCGCTACTGCTTCAAGTCACCCGCGCTGGTTAGTCAGATCGGGCCGAACCACTTCGATCGGATCGCGCAAGTCATCAACATAGCCGAGCGAATATGCACCGCGTTGATAGCCAATCAGGCGCAGCAATTCCACCGGCAATGTCCGTGCGATTTCGATAGGCACGGAAAGGTACTGGTTTTCTTCCTGACGCAGCCACGAGACGTTGTACTGAATCGTGATACCGGTTCGG
This genomic interval carries:
- a CDS encoding diiron oxygenase, translated to MSTANRYAMPIDELEWIVPEAFESRFKWEYEDGSESLHRLYEKGKKQQWNASDRIDWSLDLDPENPEELPDEYLSIYGSPVWERLTRNERAELRRHSQANDLSQFLHGEQGALICTAKIVQQVPDVEAKFYAATQVMDEARHVEVYKRLLHEKFDLTYPITPPLKSLLEGILRDSRWDMTYLGMQVLIEGLALAAFAGIRDMAKNQLAAAVNAYVMQDEARHVAFGRLALREYYPHLSEKERAEREEFVVDACYTVRDRFNSRDVYERLGLPIKECIEWEENSPGMKEFRAALFTRIVPAIKDIGLWGARVRKAYSDMGVLAFADVDMEELAARDQAIADEFDRARSASQVKRERIA